In the genome of Thermodesulfobacteriota bacterium, one region contains:
- the yajC gene encoding preprotein translocase subunit YajC encodes MQNIRNIILILPIVLLLTGCPPPGGADGEAGNPIITFLPFILIFVIFYFLILRPQQKQNKERKRMLSELKRGDDIITTGGLYGKILSVSEDDVITLEISKGVSIRITRAGIAGSQPTATETNSKEDKSK; translated from the coding sequence TTGCAAAACATTAGAAACATAATTTTAATTCTACCTATAGTATTACTTCTTACAGGATGCCCTCCTCCCGGGGGCGCGGATGGTGAAGCAGGGAATCCGATTATAACGTTCCTTCCGTTTATTCTTATTTTCGTAATCTTCTACTTTTTAATCCTGCGCCCGCAGCAAAAGCAAAACAAAGAGAGAAAGCGCATGCTATCTGAACTAAAACGAGGAGACGATATTATCACAACGGGCGGATTATACGGTAAGATACTAAGCGTTTCAGAAGACGACGTAATTACTCTTGAGATATCAAAGGGAGTAAGCATTCGTATTACACGAGCTGGAATAGCCGGTTCGCAACCAACTGCGACAGAGACAAACTCCAAGGAGGATAAGTCTAAATAA
- the secD gene encoding protein translocase subunit SecD, producing MRASRGWIATILIVTTLSLILLAPTFLGDSTPSWWGKLFPDRGIRLGLDLRGGIFLLIGVDSETGVKQELNSIKDFMNEELKDDKVLIKGFTINEETLTLMFFSESDLAKAKAIGETNFSEISNIDADNLSLDFTLKGVYVSDVEERAIDQVKQVIENRVAELGLVEPSIQKAGDDRILIQVPGASEKDRQRIIDIIKRSAVLEFKIVEATGPTEEVVLAALDASSPEDLAAKGYTIHPGDTGFENENFFVTTEKANVTGESLSGARITFDEQGRPAVSFTFKGEGASKFGVLTEENIGRALAIVLDGTIKSAPVVQERITSQGRITGNYTTQEAKDLALVLRSGALPVPVEIEQERTVGPSLGKESIEKGQTSMIIGGILVIIFMIFFYRLQGVVADIALLLNMLFIMGFLSAFGVTLTLPGIAGLVLTLGMAVDGNIIIFERIKEEIATGKSPLAAIDAGYGRSLWTVLDANITTLITALILFWFGTGPIKGFAATLSIGIISTVFSNVVVARVITNLIYEDKKVPALSI from the coding sequence ATGAGAGCTTCCAGGGGATGGATTGCTACAATCCTAATTGTTACGACTTTATCATTAATTTTATTGGCACCTACATTCTTAGGTGACAGTACTCCCAGCTGGTGGGGTAAATTGTTCCCTGACAGAGGAATTAGGTTAGGTCTTGATTTAAGGGGTGGTATTTTCCTTTTAATCGGAGTTGATTCCGAGACTGGAGTTAAGCAGGAACTAAACAGTATAAAGGACTTTATGAATGAAGAACTAAAAGATGACAAGGTCTTAATAAAAGGTTTTACCATAAACGAGGAAACCCTTACCCTTATGTTCTTCTCAGAATCTGATTTAGCAAAGGCTAAAGCTATTGGGGAGACAAACTTTAGTGAAATATCAAACATCGATGCTGACAATCTCTCTTTGGACTTCACGTTAAAAGGTGTATATGTATCGGATGTTGAAGAACGAGCTATCGATCAGGTTAAACAGGTAATCGAAAATCGTGTTGCCGAGCTTGGGCTGGTAGAGCCTTCTATTCAAAAAGCCGGAGATGACCGAATATTAATTCAGGTCCCGGGCGCTTCAGAAAAAGACAGACAGCGAATAATAGATATTATTAAACGCTCAGCAGTTTTAGAGTTTAAAATTGTAGAAGCTACAGGACCGACTGAAGAAGTAGTTCTGGCCGCTTTAGATGCATCAAGCCCTGAGGATCTGGCCGCAAAAGGCTATACAATTCATCCGGGCGACACTGGGTTTGAAAATGAAAACTTTTTTGTAACCACTGAAAAAGCCAACGTCACAGGTGAATCACTTTCAGGAGCAAGAATAACTTTTGATGAACAGGGCAGGCCCGCCGTTAGTTTTACATTTAAAGGAGAGGGCGCTAGCAAATTTGGAGTTCTTACAGAGGAGAACATTGGAAGAGCGCTTGCGATTGTTTTAGACGGGACTATTAAATCTGCCCCGGTAGTTCAAGAACGAATTACCTCACAAGGAAGAATCACGGGAAACTATACAACTCAAGAGGCTAAAGACCTGGCACTGGTTCTAAGATCTGGTGCACTTCCAGTACCTGTTGAGATAGAGCAGGAAAGGACCGTAGGTCCATCACTTGGTAAAGAGTCTATCGAAAAGGGACAGACCTCTATGATCATTGGCGGTATCTTGGTAATAATTTTTATGATCTTTTTCTATAGGCTGCAAGGTGTTGTTGCAGATATAGCGCTGCTCCTAAACATGCTGTTTATTATGGGATTTCTCTCGGCATTCGGTGTTACGCTAACCCTGCCAGGTATTGCGGGCCTTGTGCTTACTCTGGGTATGGCAGTTGATGGAAATATTATTATTTTTGAGAGGATAAAAGAGGAGATAGCTACCGGTAAATCCCCGCTTGCGGCAATAGATGCGGGATATGGTAGATCGCTTTGGACAGTGCTTGATGCAAACATCACAACGCTTATTACTGCTCTCATACTATTTTGGTTTGGAACGGGGCCGATTAAAGGTTTTGCCGCAACCCTGTCAATTGGTATTATCTCAACCGTCTTCAGCAATGTTGTTGTGGCAAGAGTAATAACTAACTTAATTTATGAGGATAAAAAGGTGCCGGCCTTAAGCATTTAA
- the secF gene encoding protein translocase subunit SecF, producing the protein MDFLKSNTVPTIDFVSKMRRAIYVSIALLIIALGSLIYHGGPDWGVEFTGGTEIHIKLANEVSIQDITKTLDSTGYPPEVVQQLGLSGDHEYLIRFSPETVKFEQIQGFQSELEKIIATNETFKGGSIQRVDYIGPRVGGELIRKAVISILLGCIGILIYVMIRFEFGFAMGAVIALVHDTIITLGAISIMDKEFTLALVAALLTVIGYSVNDTIIIFDRIRENMKKNSKLGIKDVVNLGVNLTLKRTVLTSITVFLVLIPLFLFGGSVIHDFAFTLIVGAIIGTYSSIFIASAFVVFWRQRKG; encoded by the coding sequence TTGGACTTCTTAAAATCAAATACTGTACCAACTATTGATTTCGTATCAAAAATGAGAAGGGCGATATATGTATCTATCGCTTTATTAATAATTGCTTTAGGATCTCTTATCTACCATGGCGGGCCGGACTGGGGTGTTGAGTTTACTGGTGGTACAGAGATACACATTAAACTCGCAAATGAAGTGAGCATACAGGATATAACTAAAACTTTAGACTCTACCGGTTATCCACCGGAAGTTGTTCAGCAGTTAGGTCTTTCCGGAGATCATGAGTACTTAATCAGGTTCTCTCCCGAAACTGTTAAGTTTGAGCAAATACAGGGATTTCAGTCAGAACTTGAGAAAATAATAGCGACAAACGAAACGTTTAAAGGCGGCTCAATACAAAGGGTGGACTATATCGGACCAAGAGTAGGCGGCGAGCTAATTAGAAAAGCGGTTATATCAATTCTGCTCGGATGTATTGGAATACTAATCTATGTTATGATCCGATTTGAATTTGGCTTTGCAATGGGCGCTGTAATAGCTCTTGTTCATGACACCATTATAACGCTTGGCGCAATATCCATTATGGATAAAGAATTTACTCTGGCTCTCGTTGCAGCGCTGCTTACTGTCATAGGTTATTCGGTTAACGATACCATTATTATCTTTGATAGAATCAGAGAGAATATGAAGAAAAACAGCAAGCTCGGCATCAAAGACGTCGTTAACCTGGGCGTCAACCTGACCTTAAAAAGAACCGTTTTGACCAGTATAACAGTTTTCCTTGTGCTTATACCGCTATTCTTATTCGGAGGCTCAGTGATTCACGATTTCGCATTTACTCTTATTGTGGGAGCCATCATAGGTACATATTCATCAATATTTATCGCAAGTGCTT